The following are from one region of the Nitrospira defluvii genome:
- a CDS encoding putative toxin-antitoxin system toxin component, PIN family, producing the protein MIVVVDTNVLVAGLLSPFGPPGEIVRMIASGTLTVAYDARIMAEYVEVLRRPKFSFGREHVDAFLDQLKATGTVAAGDPLPARLPDPNDEPFLEVALAGRVRCLITGNVKHFPPGARQGSQILTPREFLDFYRKSLRGKPRPG; encoded by the coding sequence GTGATCGTCGTCGTCGACACGAATGTGCTCGTGGCCGGCCTCTTGTCCCCCTTTGGCCCACCTGGTGAAATCGTCCGCATGATTGCCTCTGGGACCCTGACCGTAGCCTATGACGCCCGAATCATGGCAGAGTACGTGGAGGTTCTCCGGCGCCCGAAGTTTTCATTCGGCAGGGAGCATGTCGACGCGTTCCTGGATCAATTGAAAGCGACGGGAACCGTTGCGGCGGGTGATCCACTCCCGGCTCGCTTGCCGGACCCGAATGACGAACCCTTCCTGGAAGTCGCCCTGGCCGGCCGTGTCCGGTGCCTGATTACTGGAAACGTGAAGCACTTCCCCCCTGGGGCCCGACAAGGCTCTCAGATATTGACTCCCCGTGAGTTTCTCGACTTCTACCGGAAGAGCCTTCGGGGGAAGCCTCGCCCAGGTTGA
- a CDS encoding adenosylcobalamin-dependent ribonucleoside-diphosphate reductase: MTNNLTDPIPPSTMEYIPLSDNALTVLRERYLAKDDQGNIVETVDQLWARVAREIAVVETLYEATHEEVASIEEQFRRMLASRTFLPNSPTLMNAGRPGAHKQYSACFVIPIEDDMQSIGDAVTAALLIHKSGGGTGFSFSNLRPKGDRVRSSGGVASGPVSFMKIIDGATEQVRQGGTRRGANMGILHVQHPDILDFVRCKTHDGQIRNFNISVAATDEFMTAVKEDRLYALINPRTMQPIKHISARLVFDRIVEEAWKTGDPGLFFIDRANRACPIPNMGEIVSTNPCGEIPLHGFDACTLGSIDLAKHLRILPGHDQYELDWERLDQTIRLAVRFLDNIIDANDHPLPQINAMTRQTRRIGLGIMGYARLLMMLGLPYGSEEAIRLTERLARQMKAMAWRASEQLAHTRGVYPAWKGSKHEQEGKKVRHSYVTTVAPTGSISMIADTSAGCEPEFALVWFKQVLEGRKLPYLCDLFEATARREGWWHDDLIDKIVANHGSCRGLTDVPAHWQQVFTVAHDLIPEQHVRVQAAWQRFSDTAVSKTINLPATATVEDVRHAYLLAWELDCSGITVYRDGSRNSQVLNLGKADRNGSLPMKGTRAEDADLPIAHPFELPDVLDAKRVQVKTTDGHVYVTISTLKTRPLEVFIHTPVEASNAEIYESFARVLSISLRSGVPVEALLEQLEKANQRYGSVASIPAAIIRALRMSQLIKENGEGLPPCPQCSQGTIQQENCLLCRHCGWTKCS, translated from the coding sequence ATGACGAACAACCTGACCGATCCGATCCCACCCTCCACCATGGAGTACATTCCGCTATCGGACAACGCTCTCACCGTCCTCCGAGAACGGTACCTGGCCAAGGATGACCAGGGAAACATCGTCGAAACCGTGGACCAACTCTGGGCACGGGTCGCCCGTGAAATCGCCGTGGTCGAGACCCTGTACGAGGCGACACATGAAGAAGTGGCATCCATCGAGGAGCAGTTCCGCCGGATGCTCGCCTCTCGAACCTTCCTGCCCAATTCCCCCACCTTGATGAACGCCGGCCGGCCGGGCGCGCACAAGCAGTACTCCGCCTGTTTCGTGATCCCCATCGAGGATGACATGCAGTCGATCGGGGATGCCGTGACTGCGGCCTTGTTGATCCACAAAAGTGGCGGAGGCACCGGGTTTTCGTTCTCCAATTTGCGTCCGAAGGGCGATCGTGTGAGGAGCTCAGGCGGCGTGGCATCCGGCCCGGTCTCCTTCATGAAGATCATTGACGGCGCCACCGAACAGGTACGCCAGGGCGGAACCCGCAGGGGCGCGAACATGGGGATTCTCCATGTCCAGCACCCCGATATCCTGGACTTCGTGAGGTGCAAGACGCACGACGGCCAGATCCGGAACTTCAACATCAGCGTGGCCGCTACCGACGAGTTCATGACCGCGGTCAAGGAGGACAGGCTCTACGCCCTGATCAACCCCCGCACGATGCAGCCCATCAAACACATCTCCGCACGGCTGGTCTTCGATCGCATCGTCGAGGAAGCCTGGAAGACCGGCGATCCCGGGCTCTTCTTCATCGACCGCGCGAACCGGGCCTGTCCGATTCCAAACATGGGCGAAATCGTCTCGACCAATCCCTGCGGTGAGATCCCTCTGCATGGCTTCGATGCCTGCACGCTTGGCTCCATCGACTTAGCCAAGCATCTTCGGATCCTGCCCGGCCATGATCAGTACGAGCTCGACTGGGAGCGTCTCGACCAGACCATCCGGCTCGCGGTTCGATTCCTGGACAACATCATCGATGCCAACGACCATCCGCTCCCCCAGATCAACGCCATGACGCGGCAGACCCGCCGCATCGGCCTCGGGATCATGGGATATGCACGGCTGTTGATGATGTTGGGCCTTCCCTACGGCAGCGAAGAAGCCATACGCTTGACCGAGCGGCTCGCGCGCCAGATGAAGGCCATGGCGTGGCGCGCGTCAGAGCAGCTGGCCCACACCCGAGGCGTGTATCCCGCGTGGAAGGGAAGCAAGCATGAACAGGAAGGGAAAAAGGTGCGCCACAGCTACGTGACGACCGTGGCACCGACTGGATCGATCAGCATGATTGCCGACACCAGCGCCGGCTGTGAGCCCGAGTTCGCGCTGGTCTGGTTCAAGCAGGTCCTCGAAGGCAGGAAGCTCCCTTACCTGTGCGACCTCTTCGAAGCGACGGCCAGGCGTGAAGGCTGGTGGCATGACGATCTCATCGACAAGATCGTGGCCAATCATGGGTCTTGCCGGGGCCTCACGGACGTGCCCGCCCACTGGCAACAGGTCTTTACCGTAGCCCACGATCTCATCCCTGAGCAGCATGTCCGGGTCCAGGCTGCCTGGCAGCGGTTCAGCGACACGGCGGTCAGCAAGACCATCAACCTGCCCGCCACGGCAACCGTTGAAGACGTCCGCCACGCGTACTTGCTCGCCTGGGAACTCGATTGCAGCGGGATCACCGTCTACCGCGATGGGAGCCGCAACAGCCAGGTGCTCAATCTGGGCAAGGCGGACCGCAATGGGAGCCTTCCCATGAAAGGAACAAGGGCGGAAGACGCGGACCTCCCTATTGCCCACCCCTTCGAGCTGCCGGATGTCCTGGACGCGAAGCGGGTGCAGGTGAAGACGACGGATGGTCATGTGTACGTCACGATCTCGACTCTCAAGACCAGACCGCTCGAGGTCTTCATCCACACGCCCGTCGAAGCCAGCAACGCTGAAATCTACGAATCCTTCGCACGGGTCCTCTCCATCTCCTTGCGATCGGGTGTGCCTGTGGAGGCCTTGCTCGAACAACTGGAAAAGGCCAACCAACGGTACGGATCGGTTGCCAGTATCCCGGCCGCCATCATCCGAGCACTCCGCATGAGCCAGCTGATCAAAGAGAACGGCGAGGGACTCCCTCCCTGCCCACAATGCAGCCAGGGCACCATTCAGCAGGAGAATTGTTTGCTCTGCCGGCACTGCGGCTGGACGAAGTGCAGTTGA
- a CDS encoding type II toxin-antitoxin system Phd/YefM family antitoxin: MKFITVRELRGRPSEVWSKLSRDKDLVLTSNGKPIAILSAVSEETLESSLVALRRARAVAAVEVMQSQSIAAGTDKLSLEEINAEIASTRKTRRR, from the coding sequence ATGAAGTTCATTACCGTGCGAGAACTGCGAGGGCGGCCGAGCGAGGTGTGGTCGAAACTCTCACGTGACAAGGATCTGGTTCTCACGTCGAACGGGAAACCGATTGCGATCCTTTCAGCCGTGTCCGAGGAAACACTAGAAAGCTCGCTGGTCGCGCTCCGGCGGGCCCGCGCCGTCGCCGCGGTTGAAGTGATGCAGTCTCAATCTATTGCCGCCGGAACCGACAAGCTGTCTCTGGAAGAGATTAATGCTGAGATCGCGTCGACTCGGAAGACCCGGCGGCGGTGA